The Tenrec ecaudatus isolate mTenEca1 chromosome 4, mTenEca1.hap1, whole genome shotgun sequence region CAGATTTGACTAAAGATGTCCATTGAATATTGTTTGTTCCCAAAGAATGATAATATATGTTCATATATGCAAGAGGTTTTTCAGTTAAGGTTAATGATTTATCTATGAATTCAATGTTTTTCATTGAATATTGCAAAATTATCCAGATGAACGTAATTCCAGAATGCAAAATTTATTCCagaataaaacattttcttttttccagaaTAAagccatttcttcttcttcttcttcctcttcctcttcttctctctctctctctctctctctctctttctctctctctctctctctctctctctctcttttgttttctgcAGATGGCAACAAGCAGGTCCATGGAACATAATGGGAACTACTCTTCTGTCACCATGTTTATTCTCCTGGGTCTCTCAGACGACAAGGAGCTGCAGCGCATCCTCTTTCCAGTATTCCTAGGGATCTACCTGGTAACTTTTACCTTGAACCTGGGCCTCATTCTTCTAATCAGGATGGACTCCCACCTGCACACACCTATGTACTTTTTTCTCAGTTTCCTCTCATTTATTGACATCTGTTCTTCTACCATCTTCATCCCAAGGATACTTTCAGACTtcctaaaaaaggaaaaaatgatcCCCTTTGTTGCCTGTGCCAGTCAGTATTTTTTTGCAACCTGGATGGGTCTGACAGAGTGCTGTCTGCTGGCTGGCATGGCCTACGATCGGTATGTAGCCATTGGCCACCCTCTGCAGTACTCCACCATCATGGCTCCTCAGCTCTGTGGGAAGATGGTTGCTGGAGCCTATGTAAGTGGCTTCCTTAGTAGTTTTTCTCAAACAGTTGTTTGCTTTCAGCTTTCCTACTGTGGGCCAAATATCATTGagcatttcttctgtgacttaccTCAAATTATTCCCTTGTCTTGCTCCAATCCCTTCTACTGCCAAATGATCCTCCTTTTGGTAGAGATCTTGGTTGGATTTGGGCCTTTGTTTATTATCCTTTCTTCCTATGGTTTCATCGCagcttcagttttgaaaatctccTCAGCCAAAGCTAGCTCCAAGGCCTTCAATACCTGTGCTTCCCACTTGGCAGCGGTAATAATCTTATTTGGCACGGCTTTTGCAGTGTACTTATGTCCCAAATCTACtcaatccacaaagaaggacaagGTGATATCAGTGTTctatgccatcatcattcccatgtTAAACCCTCTGATCTACAGTCTGAGGAACAAGGAGATCAAAGCAGCCCTTGAGAGGCTGAGAAAGAGAACAACAGGGGTACCTCAGGTAGAATAATATTTGAGCAGATATTATTATttctataataaaaataatttattaattatcaagggtccatgagggagggaagggtgggaagggaggggtaaaatagggagctgataccaagggctcaagcagaaaacaaatgttttgagattggtgatggcaacaaatgtacaaatgtgcttgacacaatggatggttgtatggattgtgataagagttgcacgagcccccaataaaatcgttaaaaagagagagagagaggtataaACACTTGAGTGATCTTAAGCAGGCTACATGAATAAGGACACAGTGAGAAGTAAAATGTGACTCCCTTCATTTTTGGTGGCATTGGTGCCATCATGCTTTGCTGTCATCATCCAATAATCTGAGGTAGTGACTAAACTGCAGTTAAAAAACCGGTTTTCATCATTAGAATTGAGGTAGAAAACAGTCTAACATATGACTGTGCTTTGAGAAGAGTGGTGCTCGTAGACAGGATGGTACAGAAATGATAAGAATCCAGGAAACCAGCCAGCATGTTTCTTCTTCACCAATTTTGTGCATTTTAATTCTGTTACTGTATAATATTTATTCAcatttcaataaaaataaaattacacaTGTAATGATATCAGGCAAgtaagggagaggtggggagtaagggctaaccaatcacaatgattgacatataagtcCCACCCAGGAGGAGggtcaacagaaaattgggtgcgGGAAGACAGCGGgttgtgtaagacattaaaaaaaatccccccaaaataatttcataaataatcaagggtttatGCGGTAGAGAGagtcagggaaggaggggaaaaagccca contains the following coding sequences:
- the LOC142446287 gene encoding olfactory receptor 5A1-like, with protein sequence MATSRSMEHNGNYSSVTMFILLGLSDDKELQRILFPVFLGIYLVTFTLNLGLILLIRMDSHLHTPMYFFLSFLSFIDICSSTIFIPRILSDFLKKEKMIPFVACASQYFFATWMGLTECCLLAGMAYDRYVAIGHPLQYSTIMAPQLCGKMVAGAYVSGFLSSFSQTVVCFQLSYCGPNIIEHFFCDLPQIIPLSCSNPFYCQMILLLVEILVGFGPLFIILSSYGFIAASVLKISSAKASSKAFNTCASHLAAVIILFGTAFAVYLCPKSTQSTKKDKVISVFYAIIIPMLNPLIYSLRNKEIKAALERLRKRTTGVPQVE